One Oxobacter pfennigii DNA window includes the following coding sequences:
- a CDS encoding Msr family ABC-F type ribosomal protection protein — translation MESIIKAKDIRLEYTGRDILDIDEIELYDYDRIGLVGPNGAGKSTLFKVLLGELTLPGCKISRFGQFAYIPQLDQAVLQEVKDFALMGKLNVEQLEVQTMSGGEETRLKIAQALSEQVHGILADEPTSHLDREGIEFLVGQLKYFSGALLVISHDRYFLDEVVDKIWELKDGKITEYWGNYSDYLRQKDEERKSQSSKYQQFVAERDRLEQAVEEKRKQARKIEQKAKGVSKKNNSESGGRLAHQKTIGSKQKTLYNAAKSMEHRIAALGDVEAPENIRSIRFRQSEALALHNPYPITGTEINKRFGDKVLFEKASFSIPLGAKVALTGGNGAGKTTLLQMILNHEEGISISPKAEIGYFAQNGYRYNRNQEIIEFMQEDCDYNVSEIRSVLASMGFVQNDITKRLSVLSGGEIIKLLLAKMLMGRYNILLMDEPSNFLDLPSLEALEMLMKGYAGTIVFITHDKRLLDNVADMIYEIKDKRLNLIR, via the coding sequence ATGGAATCAATAATAAAAGCAAAAGACATTCGCCTGGAATACACAGGGCGTGATATTTTAGATATTGATGAAATAGAATTATATGATTATGATCGTATTGGTTTGGTGGGGCCAAATGGTGCGGGAAAGAGCACCTTATTTAAAGTACTCTTGGGTGAACTGACTCTGCCAGGATGTAAAATAAGTCGTTTCGGACAATTTGCTTACATTCCGCAATTAGATCAAGCAGTTTTGCAGGAGGTCAAAGATTTTGCACTTATGGGCAAACTGAATGTTGAACAATTAGAGGTACAAACCATGAGTGGCGGTGAAGAAACAAGACTTAAAATAGCACAGGCTCTTTCAGAACAGGTACATGGTATTTTGGCAGATGAACCTACCAGCCATTTAGACCGTGAGGGGATCGAATTTTTAGTCGGCCAGTTAAAATATTTTTCCGGTGCCTTGCTGGTTATCAGCCATGACCGCTATTTCCTTGATGAGGTGGTGGATAAAATATGGGAACTGAAGGACGGTAAAATCACGGAGTATTGGGGGAACTATTCCGATTATCTTCGTCAGAAAGACGAGGAACGTAAAAGCCAGTCTTCAAAATATCAACAATTTGTTGCGGAACGTGACCGGCTGGAACAGGCTGTGGAAGAGAAACGTAAACAAGCACGTAAAATAGAACAGAAAGCCAAAGGTGTTTCAAAGAAAAATAATTCTGAAAGTGGCGGGCGCTTAGCCCATCAGAAAACAATTGGAAGTAAGCAAAAAACATTGTATAATGCTGCTAAATCTATGGAACATAGAATTGCAGCTTTGGGAGACGTGGAAGCTCCAGAAAATATCCGCAGTATCCGTTTCCGGCAGAGTGAAGCATTGGCACTCCATAATCCCTATCCGATTACCGGCACAGAAATCAATAAAAGGTTTGGGGATAAGGTGTTGTTTGAAAAAGCATCTTTTAGCATACCCCTTGGGGCAAAGGTGGCGCTGACCGGTGGGAATGGTGCAGGAAAAACAACTTTGCTTCAGATGATCTTAAACCATGAAGAGGGTATTTCGATTTCACCTAAGGCTGAAATAGGTTACTTTGCCCAAAATGGTTATAGATACAACCGTAATCAGGAGATCATAGAATTTATGCAGGAGGATTGTGATTACAATGTGTCAGAAATTCGTTCAGTGCTGGCCTCGATGGGTTTTGTACAAAATGATATTACCAAAAGGTTATCTGTTTTAAGCGGCGGCGAAATTATTAAATTGCTGCTGGCTAAAATGCTCATGGGCAGGTATAATATCTTGTTAATGGACGAACCGAGCAACTTCCTTGACCTGCCAAGTCTAGAGGCGCTGGAGATGCTGATGAAAGGGTATGCCGGAACCATTGTGTTTATCACTCACGATAAACGGCTGCTTGATAATGTGGCTGATATGATTTATGAAATCAAAGATAAAAGATTGAACTTAATCCGATAA
- a CDS encoding pyrroline-5-carboxylate reductase family protein, with amino-acid sequence MGGINLELLNNLKVGIIGCGHLGQAMAGSLVNQGLEKENLLISYKGNPLTYQKLEVQGLASCLTTNQRLFQESGIVLITVRPQDILELKETVVSSKVLIVSCMAGVPIELLNRILSMDVYRMMCSGPDTIVSGKGIAAIYPEHEHLKLLVRSINLTHIKVMSENDLDIFTAGVCMPAALLKSENSAERKMAVERIGMEYPLISELYAWALKALPHFHSSLDKKKYIERMITKGGVTDAIINSLANGVPFDVALKKGIARTKEISIEIQQSIISRVRG; translated from the coding sequence TTGGGCGGGATAAACCTGGAGTTACTAAATAACCTTAAAGTTGGAATCATTGGATGTGGCCATTTGGGACAGGCAATGGCAGGATCACTGGTCAACCAGGGGCTTGAGAAAGAAAATCTTCTCATTTCATATAAAGGAAATCCTCTCACTTATCAAAAACTTGAAGTGCAGGGTCTGGCTTCATGCCTTACTACAAATCAAAGACTGTTCCAAGAATCGGGGATTGTTTTGATCACAGTAAGGCCCCAGGATATTCTTGAACTAAAGGAAACTGTGGTGTCAAGCAAAGTCCTTATTGTTTCATGTATGGCAGGAGTACCTATAGAACTGTTAAACAGGATATTAAGTATGGATGTGTATCGGATGATGTGCAGCGGACCGGACACCATAGTATCCGGAAAAGGTATAGCAGCTATATATCCAGAGCATGAGCATTTAAAATTACTAGTACGTTCAATAAATTTAACGCATATTAAAGTTATGTCAGAAAATGATCTGGACATCTTTACTGCCGGCGTTTGTATGCCTGCGGCATTATTGAAGTCAGAAAATTCAGCAGAACGTAAAATGGCTGTTGAGAGAATTGGAATGGAATATCCCCTTATTTCGGAACTTTATGCCTGGGCACTAAAGGCTTTGCCCCATTTTCATAGCAGCTTAGACAAAAAGAAATATATCGAGAGGATGATTACAAAAGGAGGGGTTACCGATGCCATTATCAACAGCCTGGCAAATGGTGTACCCTTTGATGTTGCATTAAAAAAAGGAATTGCCCGAACTAAAGAAATTTCTATTGAAATTCAGCAATCAATCATCAGCCGTGTACGCGGATAA
- a CDS encoding flavodoxin family protein produces MKIVAINGSPKGKTGNTNVMVSSFLKGAQESGAETVNIFLAEKEIKHCRGCHICWSKGPCQCVISDDMLGVISLIGGADVVVFATPVYFANISGMLKVFMDRMTMIGSPHPPQGAKAEGGDSNSTGALTPKFVVISSCGYSDRSEFEVISLWIKRVALKMRSEVIGEIYATQGKYLTERAEELKLSISSYLSVLKAAGEEIATGMKLSETTQSLLEKGIAFK; encoded by the coding sequence ATGAAAATTGTTGCGATTAATGGAAGTCCTAAAGGTAAAACAGGCAACACTAATGTAATGGTGTCTTCATTTTTAAAGGGGGCGCAAGAATCAGGGGCAGAGACAGTAAACATATTCTTGGCTGAGAAGGAAATCAAGCACTGCAGAGGCTGCCACATTTGCTGGTCTAAAGGCCCCTGTCAATGCGTAATCAGCGATGATATGCTGGGAGTGATCTCGCTTATTGGAGGAGCCGATGTCGTGGTCTTTGCTACTCCTGTGTATTTTGCGAACATTTCGGGCATGCTGAAGGTCTTTATGGATCGTATGACTATGATAGGCAGCCCTCATCCACCTCAGGGTGCAAAGGCGGAAGGTGGAGATTCAAATAGTACAGGAGCGCTTACCCCTAAGTTTGTGGTTATTTCCAGCTGCGGTTATTCTGATAGGTCGGAGTTTGAAGTGATTTCTCTCTGGATTAAAAGGGTAGCGCTTAAGATGCGTTCTGAAGTGATTGGAGAAATATATGCGACGCAGGGGAAATATCTGACTGAACGAGCGGAGGAATTGAAATTATCTATATCCAGTTACCTCTCAGTTTTAAAAGCTGCTGGAGAAGAGATTGCTACTGGTATGAAATTATCGGAAACAACTCAAAGCTTGCTGGAAAAAGGGATTGCTTTTAAATAA
- a CDS encoding DUF2087 domain-containing protein: protein MEISEQFWNASLNEMKRGFIEEQESFLCLLCGKKIEKGIIYPAGNALYEAGKFMIKHIEDEHGSVFEYLSSLDKKLTGLSEHQRTLINLFYQGKTDKEVQKEMGIGSPSTIRNHRFALRERERQSKIFLVMMELLKEKDKNPASLIKPHMAATMVDDRYNVTGDENERLIKKYFPQGINGKLKTFSMQEKHKIIVLRQIIKRFDKSTVYNEKELNEILKEIYEYDYVALRRYLIEYGFMDRKKDCSEYWVKDSNTGENKPEKKDEKVISGVYQIRNTKNQKIFITSGRNLSKLNGIKFELNVGSYRNKELQDDWNRYGEDAFAFEILESFEEDGEIKGLMSKIKDLEKQWIQRLQPFNEKGYNKE from the coding sequence ATGGAAATATCGGAGCAGTTTTGGAATGCTTCCCTTAATGAAATGAAAAGAGGATTTATAGAAGAACAGGAGAGTTTCTTATGCCTGTTATGCGGAAAGAAAATAGAAAAGGGTATAATCTATCCTGCAGGTAATGCTTTATACGAAGCCGGGAAGTTTATGATTAAGCACATAGAGGATGAGCATGGTTCTGTTTTTGAATATTTAAGCAGTCTCGATAAAAAGCTTACCGGATTGTCGGAACATCAAAGAACACTTATAAATCTTTTCTATCAGGGTAAAACGGATAAGGAAGTACAAAAAGAAATGGGCATAGGAAGCCCGTCTACCATACGGAATCACAGGTTTGCCTTAAGAGAAAGAGAAAGGCAGTCAAAGATCTTTTTAGTGATGATGGAACTTTTAAAGGAAAAGGATAAAAATCCAGCAAGCCTTATAAAGCCTCATATGGCGGCAACTATGGTGGACGACCGTTATAATGTCACCGGTGATGAAAACGAAAGGCTGATAAAGAAATACTTCCCTCAAGGTATAAACGGAAAGCTTAAAACCTTCTCCATGCAGGAGAAGCATAAAATCATTGTTCTGCGCCAGATTATAAAGCGCTTTGATAAAAGCACGGTATATAATGAAAAAGAACTGAACGAAATATTGAAAGAGATATACGAATACGATTATGTTGCATTACGAAGATATTTGATAGAATATGGCTTTATGGACAGGAAGAAGGATTGCAGCGAGTATTGGGTGAAAGATTCAAATACCGGTGAAAACAAGCCGGAAAAGAAGGATGAAAAGGTTATAAGCGGTGTCTACCAGATAAGGAATACCAAAAATCAAAAGATTTTTATCACCAGCGGGAGAAATCTATCCAAACTCAACGGCATCAAATTTGAGCTTAATGTTGGGTCTTACAGAAATAAAGAACTGCAGGATGATTGGAATAGGTATGGTGAGGATGCTTTTGCTTTTGAAATTTTGGAATCCTTTGAAGAAGACGGAGAGATCAAAGGCCTGATGAGTAAGATTAAGGACCTTGAAAAGCAGTGGATACAAAGGCTCCAACCCTTCAATGAAAAGGGCTATAACAAAGAATAG
- a CDS encoding GIY-YIG nuclease family protein — MDKKLSRKEMIAQYKEAKLDMGVYRIKNVKTGKYLLGSTTDIKNIYNKFEFGAQTSTPGVFPRKLAADITEYGFDNFSIEVLELLDVKPEMTKSEIDEELKLLEDIWRDKLGKGNEY; from the coding sequence ATGGATAAAAAACTCAGCCGTAAAGAAATGATAGCGCAATACAAAGAAGCCAAACTTGATATGGGCGTATACAGGATAAAAAATGTGAAAACGGGAAAATATCTTTTAGGCAGCACCACAGATATTAAAAATATATACAATAAGTTTGAATTCGGAGCTCAGACATCAACCCCCGGAGTGTTTCCCAGAAAATTAGCCGCTGATATTACAGAGTATGGGTTTGATAATTTTTCTATAGAAGTATTGGAGCTTTTAGATGTAAAACCTGAAATGACAAAATCAGAAATTGATGAGGAACTTAAGCTTTTGGAAGATATATGGCGGGATAAGCTTGGGAAGGGAAATGAATATTAA
- a CDS encoding RNA polymerase sigma factor, which produces MTIEDVNLEEIESVCLSTWEQIYRFIYYKVQNREEAEDITQETYVKTIAYMKKYKTSPERYIGFLKKVAHNILRDKWRKINRSGTDINLDEINPEKVASEDYTEASIQRQVIEDALNNLNDEQKNVIDLRIIKGYSVAETANIMGKGEGAVRSLQYRAVQNLQRILVKEE; this is translated from the coding sequence ATGACAATAGAAGATGTGAATTTAGAAGAAATTGAAAGTGTATGTTTATCTACCTGGGAGCAAATTTACCGTTTTATATATTACAAGGTGCAAAACCGTGAAGAGGCAGAGGATATAACCCAGGAGACATACGTAAAAACCATTGCCTATATGAAAAAATATAAAACAAGTCCAGAAAGATACATAGGCTTTCTGAAGAAGGTTGCCCATAATATTCTGCGGGATAAATGGCGAAAAATTAACCGCAGTGGCACAGATATCAATCTGGATGAAATTAATCCTGAAAAAGTAGCCAGTGAAGATTATACGGAAGCAAGTATACAAAGACAGGTTATTGAAGATGCTTTAAACAACTTGAACGATGAGCAAAAGAATGTAATAGACTTAAGGATAATTAAAGGCTATTCCGTGGCAGAAACGGCTAATATTATGGGAAAAGGCGAAGGTGCGGTGCGTTCCCTGCAATACAGGGCAGTTCAAAATCTGCAGAGAATACTGGTCAAGGAGGAATGA